In Scylla paramamosain isolate STU-SP2022 unplaced genomic scaffold, ASM3559412v1 Contig87, whole genome shotgun sequence, one genomic interval encodes:
- the LOC135098843 gene encoding uncharacterized protein LOC135098843: protein MEQANKHFILRTAERISFRFDIYLGDAGGKRSRADHEDVNVEKMSEPAKKKLIFSDDDMSPLPASPPPDAPSGQESQQQQPASQSIPPPQESLMPPPTEAQPQRSDESTVGGKEGQEVKKKSQENRKKKNIPPNTPEDDSTPKLPVAPAAPRKKLVPRVIKTTPVIDSDDDDLFAFNSQMF, encoded by the exons atggagcaagctAACAAACATTTCATCTTGAGAACTGCGG aacgcatctctttccgctttgatatctatctgggcgatgctgggggtaagcgaagccgtgctgaccatgaggatgtcaatgtggagaaaatgtcagaacctgcaaagaagaaattgatctttagtgatgacgacatgtcgccactgccggccagcccacctcctgacgctccatcaggacaggagtcgcaacagcagcagccggcATCGCAGTCGATTCCGCCACCTCAGGAGTCGCTGATGCCACCTCCGACCGAAGCACAGCCGCAACGGTCAGATGAGTCGACAGTAGGCGGcaaagagggtcaggaggtgaagaagaagtcgcaggaaaacagaaaaaaaaaaaatattccccctaacacgccagaggacgacagcacaccaaaactccccgttgctccagccgcccctcgtaagaagctggttcctagagttattaaaactacgcccgtcattgacagcgatgacgatgatctcttcgccttcaattcgcaaatgttttga